The Fischerella sp. PCC 9605 genome contains a region encoding:
- a CDS encoding metallophosphoesterase family protein has product MSINSYRRIVIGDVHGHYEGLMRLLEAIAPKSDDQVYFLGDLIDRGPQSAQVVNFVKESSYQCLLGNHEQMLLNILTKRIPTQTVQSWLYSGGQATVASYQEATIPHDHLEWLNNLPAYIDLGDVWLVHAGVDPSIPLTQQTANQFCWVRDEFHGIEQPYFTDKLIIIGHTITFTLPGVYPGKLAQGQGWLDIDTGAYHPRSGWLTGLDITNGIVYQVNVLNKSIRIMPLEEAVTNINPEQIYFGRRNRCFA; this is encoded by the coding sequence ATGAGCATAAATAGCTACCGCCGAATCGTAATCGGGGATGTGCATGGTCACTATGAAGGTTTAATGAGATTGCTGGAGGCAATTGCCCCTAAATCGGACGACCAAGTCTATTTTTTAGGAGACTTAATTGATCGTGGACCCCAAAGCGCTCAAGTAGTTAACTTTGTGAAAGAGAGTTCCTATCAGTGTTTGTTAGGAAATCACGAGCAAATGTTATTAAATATTCTCACCAAACGTATTCCTACGCAAACGGTACAATCATGGTTATACAGTGGGGGGCAGGCAACAGTGGCCAGCTACCAAGAAGCTACTATTCCTCACGATCATCTTGAATGGTTAAATAATTTACCTGCATATATAGATTTAGGGGATGTTTGGTTAGTTCACGCTGGTGTTGATCCCTCAATTCCCTTGACACAACAAACGGCCAATCAATTTTGCTGGGTGCGAGACGAATTTCATGGTATTGAGCAGCCCTACTTTACTGATAAGTTGATCATCATCGGTCACACTATCACTTTCACTTTACCTGGCGTATACCCTGGAAAATTGGCTCAAGGACAAGGATGGCTTGACATAGATACAGGTGCTTATCATCCCCGTAGTGGCTGGTTAACTGGATTAGATATTACAAACGGCATAGTTTATCAAGTGAATGTTCTTAATAAATCTATTCGCATCATGCCTTTAGAAGAGGCGGTGACAAATATTAATCCAGAGCAAATTTACTTTGGTCGCCGTAATCGCTGTTTTGCATAA
- a CDS encoding M48 family metallopeptidase: protein MINRKSLSIKYNFFRHRLFYPLISVLVALSICLSTALPSQAFDWLPILLQGVQVLQLSNMSDRQEADIGKQINQQLLGDVRLYRNSDINRYVEQLGQRLVANSDRPKLKYTFQVVEDDSINAFATLGGYVYLHTGLIKTAENEAELASVIAHEIGHIGGKHLIKQMRQKAIDEGLLTAAGLDRSTAVQIGYQLVRKLPGSRKNEFDADKRGLKTLTSAGYDQSAMVAFMQKLVSKRSVPTFLSTHPATGDRIDAIKRAINTQPSNGNNGLDNAAYKANIQALLRS from the coding sequence ATGATTAATAGGAAAAGTTTATCTATCAAATACAACTTTTTTCGACACCGTTTATTTTATCCATTGATTTCGGTACTTGTAGCACTGAGTATTTGCTTGAGTACAGCCCTGCCATCCCAGGCATTTGACTGGTTGCCTATACTTTTGCAGGGAGTGCAAGTACTTCAACTTTCTAATATGTCCGATCGCCAAGAAGCAGATATTGGCAAACAAATCAATCAGCAATTGCTAGGTGACGTTCGACTGTACCGTAATTCAGATATTAATCGCTATGTGGAACAACTTGGTCAGCGTCTGGTAGCCAATAGCGATCGCCCCAAACTAAAGTACACTTTCCAAGTAGTTGAAGATGATAGTATTAATGCTTTTGCAACTTTAGGTGGGTATGTGTATTTACATACGGGCTTAATCAAAACTGCCGAAAATGAAGCAGAACTGGCAAGTGTGATTGCCCATGAAATTGGTCACATTGGTGGAAAGCATCTCATCAAACAGATGCGTCAAAAAGCGATTGATGAAGGTTTGTTAACAGCCGCTGGGTTAGACCGCAGTACAGCAGTACAAATTGGTTATCAGTTGGTACGCAAGCTGCCAGGCAGTCGTAAAAATGAATTTGATGCCGATAAAAGAGGATTAAAAACTTTGACAAGTGCTGGTTATGACCAGTCGGCGATGGTTGCTTTTATGCAAAAGCTCGTTAGCAAGCGTTCTGTGCCAACATTTTTGAGTACTCACCCAGCAACTGGCGATCGCATTGATGCTATTAAGCGTGCTATTAATACTCAACCTAGCAATGGAAATAACGGATTAGATAATGCTGCTTATAAGGCTAATATCCAAGCATTACTGAGGTCTTAA
- a CDS encoding DUF4330 domain-containing protein has translation MAIVDSKGRLFGKFNILDIGALLVILLVIFGIFFFPGTTGSVAQVGTKTVPIEVDLVVRGLNVRDPEILYSQGLQKGGKTNVIIRNQPYGQIAIKSVKKLPRTTLVPQPDGTVKELPDPKSNSFSTDMLLTLEGKAQVTNNGPVLGNSKVKIGMPFELEGFNYNFNASVIDIRLKDK, from the coding sequence ATGGCTATTGTAGATTCCAAAGGTCGCTTATTCGGTAAATTCAACATTCTTGATATCGGTGCTTTACTAGTAATACTGCTAGTTATATTTGGCATCTTTTTCTTTCCTGGCACGACTGGTTCTGTAGCTCAAGTTGGAACTAAAACAGTACCTATTGAAGTAGATTTAGTCGTGCGGGGATTGAACGTACGTGACCCTGAAATTTTATATAGTCAAGGATTACAAAAAGGTGGTAAAACTAACGTGATTATCCGCAATCAACCCTACGGCCAAATTGCAATTAAATCCGTTAAAAAACTACCTAGAACTACACTTGTTCCTCAACCTGATGGTACGGTTAAAGAATTACCAGATCCAAAATCAAACAGTTTTAGTACTGATATGTTATTGACTTTAGAAGGCAAAGCACAGGTCACTAACAATGGTCCAGTTCTAGGTAACAGTAAAGTTAAAATCGGCATGCCATTTGAATTAGAAGGCTTTAATTATAACTTCAACGCCAGCGTAATTGATATACGGTTAAAAGACAAGTAA